A section of the Pseudanabaena mucicola str. Chao 1806 genome encodes:
- a CDS encoding PPC domain-containing protein, protein MKYLSRSARHHFRCFPRIPTKLFTRIITSTVLGVSISVSAIAFGLGSVTVTFAQSRNVYKPTAILSGSEINDILTDKDIPTGQKGFARDYILEAQKDERLEITVNSGSFDTVLSLLDIKGEVIAENDDAASDTTNSLIFFKVRQSGTYTIRVSSFGGSSGGKFTLKVTKLRVVN, encoded by the coding sequence GTGAAATATTTAAGCCGTTCTGCCCGTCATCATTTTCGTTGTTTTCCAAGAATACCGACTAAGCTCTTTACTAGGATTATTACTAGTACCGTTCTTGGTGTAAGTATTAGTGTAAGTGCGATCGCCTTTGGTTTAGGCTCCGTAACTGTGACCTTTGCACAAAGTCGCAATGTCTATAAACCCACAGCCATATTAAGTGGCTCAGAAATTAATGACATTCTCACGGATAAAGATATTCCTACAGGTCAGAAAGGTTTTGCCCGTGACTATATCCTCGAGGCACAGAAAGATGAGCGTTTAGAGATCACGGTAAATTCGGGAAGTTTTGATACAGTTTTGAGTTTGCTCGATATTAAAGGTGAGGTAATTGCTGAAAATGATGATGCCGCAAGTGATACCACTAACTCTCTAATCTTTTTTAAAGTTCGGCAATCAGGGACGTATACGATCCGAGTTTCTTCTTTTGGTGGCAGTAGCGGTGGCAAATTTACACTAAAAGTTACCAAACTCCGTGTTGTAAATTAG
- a CDS encoding segregation/condensation protein A, which yields MTPSIAESVTKDAIALLIDLAERGEIDPWDVQVIDVVDRFLSRLIVSDRRDLYDSGQAMLYAAMLVLLKANSLSESQSAYDQAEDLVEELEELESEVTASLRLPTDFDKRLRRLPVALPPKARRITLEELIAQIEAISEIVDRKSSKPAKRQKQSKVARKAAMKAIAQLAHKENLSEMVEEIERYFLLHPEAEIEISDLAAVFNDRVGVFWGLLLMSSQSKVELFQEEFYGKIHIVPTVKVAAIMEVPFANSTANSIVESTQLQLTFSELKEVS from the coding sequence ATGACCCCATCGATCGCCGAATCAGTTACCAAAGATGCTATCGCCCTATTGATTGACCTTGCAGAACGAGGTGAGATCGATCCATGGGATGTACAGGTCATTGATGTGGTCGATCGCTTTTTATCACGGTTAATTGTGAGCGATCGCCGTGATTTATATGACTCAGGACAGGCGATGCTCTATGCAGCGATGTTAGTCCTGCTCAAGGCGAACTCCCTATCAGAAAGTCAAAGTGCCTATGACCAAGCTGAGGATTTAGTCGAGGAGTTGGAAGAACTAGAGTCTGAAGTCACAGCATCATTACGCTTGCCTACGGATTTTGATAAGAGGCTACGGCGTTTACCTGTGGCTCTGCCACCGAAGGCAAGACGGATTACCCTCGAAGAGTTAATTGCTCAAATCGAGGCGATCTCCGAAATTGTTGATCGCAAAAGTAGCAAACCCGCCAAACGCCAGAAACAAAGTAAAGTAGCGCGTAAGGCTGCCATGAAAGCGATCGCTCAACTCGCCCACAAAGAAAATCTTTCAGAGATGGTCGAAGAAATTGAGCGTTATTTTCTCCTCCATCCCGAAGCTGAGATTGAGATATCTGACTTAGCTGCAGTATTTAATGATCGGGTGGGCGTATTTTGGGGCTTATTACTGATGTCTTCCCAGTCCAAGGTGGAATTATTTCAAGAAGAATTTTACGGCAAAATTCACATTGTCCCAACGGTCAAAGTCGCAGCTATCATGGAAGTCCCCTTTGCCAACAGTACAGCTAATTCCATAGTAGAGTCTACTCAGCTACAATTGACATTCTCCGAATTAAAAGAAGTTTCGTGA
- a CDS encoding LapA family protein, protein MRQLNFVVIFIVTLTLVLFALENTASTPIQIVPQLKVAAPISVELILAMGLGAVIAWVFSVWSGLQKSIEMRSQNIQIQNLKETVENLTVEIEERKRLVSASAIDVEIDEDKSKN, encoded by the coding sequence GTGCGCCAGCTTAATTTTGTCGTTATTTTTATCGTTACGCTTACCTTGGTCTTATTCGCCCTAGAAAATACTGCCTCGACCCCTATTCAAATTGTTCCCCAACTGAAGGTTGCTGCCCCAATTTCTGTTGAGCTAATCTTGGCAATGGGCTTAGGAGCAGTTATTGCTTGGGTATTTAGCGTTTGGTCTGGGTTGCAAAAATCGATTGAAATGCGTAGCCAGAATATCCAAATCCAGAATTTAAAAGAAACTGTCGAAAATTTAACCGTTGAGATTGAAGAGCGTAAACGCTTAGTCTCGGCTTCAGCGATCGATGTCGAGATTGATGAAGACAAATCTAAAAACTAA
- a CDS encoding fructosamine kinase family protein encodes MWDEIAIAISQATGVKFTSDRRQAQSGGCINQTTKISDGKRDFFVKTNTAHQLDMFVAEAIALQQIYATKTILVPQPICRGIVGEVAYLVLENLDLGGGQDWEAMGRNLAAMHRVTSDRGFGWDRDNTIGATPQINNWTNSWLDFWREYRLAFQIRLAKRKGWRCSIPEEKIYAALPEFFRDYQPQPSMVHGDLWGGNADFVNGEPVIFDPALYFGDREVDLAMTELFGGFTSKFYRAYNAAYPLDAGYQKRKTLYNLYHILNHFNLFGGGYGSQANRMIESICQ; translated from the coding sequence ATGTGGGATGAAATTGCGATCGCTATTTCGCAGGCAACGGGCGTAAAATTTACAAGCGATCGCCGTCAGGCGCAGTCGGGTGGTTGCATTAATCAGACCACTAAAATATCCGATGGGAAGCGTGATTTTTTTGTAAAAACGAATACCGCTCATCAATTAGACATGTTTGTAGCGGAGGCGATCGCTCTTCAACAAATCTATGCAACCAAAACAATCCTTGTACCACAGCCGATCTGTCGGGGGATCGTGGGTGAGGTAGCTTATTTAGTGCTGGAAAATCTTGATTTGGGGGGAGGTCAAGATTGGGAAGCAATGGGTCGTAATTTGGCAGCAATGCATCGGGTCACGAGCGATCGTGGTTTTGGTTGGGATCGCGATAATACAATTGGTGCAACCCCTCAGATTAACAATTGGACAAATAGTTGGCTGGATTTCTGGCGTGAATATCGGCTTGCTTTTCAAATTCGGTTAGCTAAGCGTAAAGGTTGGCGTTGCAGTATTCCCGAAGAGAAAATCTATGCTGCTTTACCTGAATTTTTTCGTGATTATCAGCCACAACCTTCAATGGTGCATGGGGATCTCTGGGGCGGCAACGCAGATTTTGTCAATGGTGAGCCTGTGATTTTTGATCCTGCGCTATATTTTGGTGACCGCGAAGTAGATTTAGCGATGACCGAGTTATTTGGCGGCTTTACATCAAAGTTTTATCGAGCCTACAATGCGGCTTATCCCCTTGATGCGGGCTATCAAAAGCGCAAAACTCTCTACAATCTCTATCATATTCTCAATCACTTCAATCTCTTTGGCGGCGGTTACGGCTCCCAAGCTAATCGGATGATTGAAAGTATCTGCCAATAA
- the dapF gene encoding diaminopimelate epimerase — MAIAFSKYHGLGNDFVLIDNRHSAEPILTPEQAEKWCDRNFGIGADGIIFLLNADKSKYRMRIYNSDGSEPEMCGNGIRCLAKFMQDLDIPTIEGKYPIQTGAGLIVPQMDADGQITVDMGKPFLTAAEIPTTLGASDQKVVNLPLEVGGKTWNVTTVSMGNPHCMIFVDDVDSIPLAEIGVLFEHHPVFPKRTNTEFVEVVNRGYVKMRVWERGAGATLACGTGACATVVAGVLNDLCDRICTVNLPGGDLKITWSDESDRLLMTGPAQLVFTGLVVNEL, encoded by the coding sequence ATGGCGATCGCATTTAGTAAATATCACGGCTTAGGTAATGACTTTGTATTGATTGATAACCGTCATAGTGCTGAACCCATCCTCACACCAGAACAAGCAGAGAAATGGTGCGATCGCAATTTTGGCATTGGTGCAGATGGCATAATCTTTTTGTTAAATGCTGATAAAAGCAAATATCGGATGCGAATCTATAACTCCGATGGCTCCGAGCCAGAAATGTGCGGCAACGGAATTCGCTGTTTAGCAAAGTTTATGCAGGATTTGGATATCCCTACAATTGAAGGTAAATATCCCATCCAAACAGGTGCAGGCTTAATTGTGCCTCAAATGGATGCTGATGGACAGATAACTGTAGATATGGGTAAGCCATTTCTGACTGCTGCCGAGATTCCTACCACTCTAGGCGCAAGCGATCAAAAAGTAGTCAACCTGCCCCTCGAAGTCGGTGGTAAAACTTGGAATGTGACTACTGTGAGCATGGGCAATCCTCACTGCATGATCTTTGTGGATGATGTCGATAGCATTCCCTTAGCCGAAATCGGCGTTCTCTTTGAACATCATCCTGTATTTCCCAAACGCACGAATACGGAATTTGTGGAAGTCGTCAATCGCGGCTATGTAAAAATGCGCGTATGGGAACGTGGTGCTGGAGCAACTTTGGCTTGTGGTACAGGAGCCTGTGCCACTGTCGTCGCAGGTGTCTTAAATGACCTCTGTGATCGCATCTGTACCGTCAATCTCCCTGGCGGTGATCTGAAAATTACTTGGTCAGACGAAAGTGATCGCCTTCTGATGACTGGACCCGCTCAATTAGTATTTACAGGCTTAGTTGTTAACGAATTGTAA
- a CDS encoding histidine triad nucleotide-binding protein, whose amino-acid sequence MSDTIFSKIIKREIPATILYEDELSLAFRDVNPQAPVHFLVIPKKPIVRLSEATFEDQSLLGHLLLVASKVAALEGLTGFRLVTNNGTEAGQTVFHLHIHVLGGRSFDWPPG is encoded by the coding sequence ATGAGTGACACTATTTTTAGCAAAATCATTAAACGGGAAATTCCTGCCACGATTTTGTATGAAGATGAGCTTTCCCTTGCTTTTCGTGATGTCAATCCGCAAGCACCTGTCCATTTCCTAGTAATTCCGAAAAAGCCGATTGTGAGACTTTCAGAAGCAACTTTTGAAGATCAATCATTGCTAGGTCATTTGTTACTTGTAGCAAGTAAAGTTGCGGCGCTTGAAGGCTTAACTGGTTTCCGCCTAGTTACCAACAATGGCACTGAAGCAGGGCAAACAGTTTTTCATCTGCATATTCATGTCTTAGGCGGTCGCTCTTTCGATTGGCCTCCAGGTTAA
- the murD gene encoding UDP-N-acetylmuramoyl-L-alanine--D-glutamate ligase has translation MPQAYVLGLGQSGISAAKLLKADSWQVTVSDSNASPSLEQRKLDLESEGFTVELGGFPDFGNLIKIGKSVDLVVVSPGVPWDRPEVEQARSLGLDTIGEIELAWRYLKHIPWVGITGTNGKTTVTSLTAAIFQTAGLRAIACGNIGLPACEIALQVLHKQIQPDWIIAELSSYQIESSQSVKPQIAIWTTFTPDHLNRHYTLENYRDIKAKLIDPSSHIILNGNDTFLLDFGAAMWPKALWTSIDDYVVEAITSGVAIHDGWVKFRGESVFPISHWHLLGRHNRQNLLMSVAAAKLAGITSEHIDRAISEFQGVPHRLEHIRFYEGIAFINDSKATNYDAAEVGLCAVKPPVVLIAGGQPKQGDASGWLEQIRQRAIAVLLIGEAAPLFAEMLKDAGFKNYEIVETLECAVKQAAHIAHTRAHNHPSQPLPTVLFSPACASFDQFANFEQRGDRFRQLCQELS, from the coding sequence ATGCCTCAAGCGTATGTACTGGGACTGGGACAGTCGGGAATTTCTGCTGCTAAGCTACTCAAGGCTGATAGTTGGCAAGTGACAGTTAGTGATAGTAATGCTAGTCCTAGTCTCGAACAGCGCAAACTTGATTTAGAATCTGAGGGCTTTACCGTTGAGCTTGGTGGATTTCCTGATTTTGGCAATTTAATTAAGATAGGTAAATCCGTAGATCTAGTAGTTGTAAGTCCAGGTGTGCCTTGGGATCGTCCTGAAGTTGAGCAAGCCCGGTCACTAGGACTGGATACCATCGGTGAGATTGAGTTGGCATGGCGCTATCTCAAGCATATTCCTTGGGTAGGCATCACTGGAACCAATGGTAAGACTACGGTTACATCCTTGACCGCAGCCATTTTTCAGACGGCAGGACTGAGGGCGATCGCCTGTGGCAATATTGGTCTGCCTGCCTGTGAGATTGCGTTGCAAGTATTACATAAACAGATTCAGCCTGACTGGATCATTGCGGAACTGAGTAGCTATCAGATCGAGTCATCACAAAGTGTGAAACCGCAAATAGCGATCTGGACTACCTTTACGCCTGATCACCTCAATCGTCACTATACCCTTGAAAACTATCGAGATATTAAGGCGAAGTTAATTGATCCATCTAGTCACATTATCCTCAATGGAAATGATACGTTTTTGCTTGATTTTGGGGCAGCTATGTGGCCTAAAGCATTATGGACGAGCATTGATGATTATGTGGTAGAAGCAATTACAAGTGGAGTCGCCATTCATGATGGTTGGGTGAAGTTTCGTGGAGAATCTGTTTTTCCGATTTCCCATTGGCATCTATTGGGTAGACATAACCGTCAGAACCTATTAATGTCGGTTGCGGCAGCAAAATTAGCAGGTATTACTTCAGAGCATATCGATCGCGCCATATCTGAGTTTCAAGGTGTCCCCCATCGACTGGAGCATATTCGCTTTTATGAGGGGATCGCTTTTATAAATGACAGCAAGGCGACGAATTATGATGCGGCGGAGGTTGGCTTATGTGCCGTGAAGCCACCTGTAGTTTTGATAGCAGGAGGACAGCCGAAGCAAGGTGATGCTAGTGGATGGCTAGAGCAAATTCGTCAAAGAGCGATCGCTGTCCTATTGATTGGAGAAGCTGCTCCTTTATTTGCGGAAATGCTCAAGGATGCAGGATTTAAAAATTATGAAATTGTGGAGACGCTCGAATGTGCTGTCAAACAAGCTGCCCATATTGCCCACACCCGCGCCCATAATCACCCTAGTCAGCCTTTACCAACTGTGCTATTCTCGCCTGCATGTGCAAGCTTCGACCAGTTTGCTAACTTTGAGCAACGCGGCGATCGCTTCCGCCAACTTTGTCAAGAACTTTCATGA
- a CDS encoding peptidoglycan D,D-transpeptidase FtsI family protein gives MTPSFLPKDLPTINLFKRRTVLIWIILAVAMLGLIVRLVYLQVITAPDLLDKARRQQMFTLRPFIPRRMISDRKGTVLAIDRPVYTLFAYPHLYEKNNREMGKDAKKKSFEELTTEIAEKIAPILKKSPEKLANILSRDTTSIQVEYWLSEETADRIYALQIDGLELIQQRHRLYPQQELAAELIGYVNVDHRGQAGIELSQEKLLERTDQAPAVVKDGNGNFIPHRIPVGMISSDRTSLQMTIDSRIQRTARQVLKQQMVKFNAKRGAVIVMDVRDGGLLTLVTEPTYDPNRYYEANVKLFKNWAVSDLYEPGSTFKPINVAIALEAGAIQPDTVFNDEGALTIGGWPVANFDYDQVGAVGPLSISQILERSSNVGMVHIIQRMKPSVYYGWLERIGLGDISGVDLPSETPSTLKPQEQFNEYVIEPATAAFGQGFSLTPIQMVQLQGILASGGKLLTPHVVKGLINEEGEEYYQPKFPTPRQIVSPATAQRVIEMMTNVVEKGTGLTARIPGYRIAGKTGTAQKASTTGGGYSNAKITSFVGIFPSKSPRYVVLAVVDEPVGSDAFGSTVAAPIVKTVIEDIIVTEGIPPSHPEEVISKIPTLSEPQPSIMPSATVSPAPQNPTPATTSSPQPSVSPKPSRDRQ, from the coding sequence ATGACTCCATCTTTTCTTCCCAAGGATCTCCCCACTATTAATCTGTTCAAGCGCCGCACGGTTCTCATTTGGATCATTTTGGCAGTAGCGATGCTTGGCTTAATTGTACGCCTTGTCTATTTGCAAGTAATTACTGCACCCGACTTGCTAGACAAAGCTCGTAGGCAGCAAATGTTTACGCTGCGTCCCTTTATCCCTCGGCGCATGATTTCTGATCGCAAAGGCACAGTTTTAGCGATCGATCGCCCTGTCTATACGCTCTTTGCCTATCCCCATCTTTATGAAAAGAATAATAGGGAGATGGGCAAAGATGCTAAGAAGAAAAGCTTTGAAGAACTAACTACCGAAATTGCCGAGAAAATTGCACCCATTCTCAAGAAGTCACCAGAAAAATTAGCTAATATTCTCAGCCGTGATACGACCTCAATTCAAGTTGAATATTGGCTATCTGAGGAAACGGCGGATCGCATTTATGCTTTACAAATTGATGGATTAGAACTAATTCAACAACGCCATCGCCTCTATCCACAACAAGAACTTGCCGCTGAATTGATTGGCTATGTTAATGTTGATCACCGCGGTCAAGCTGGAATTGAATTAAGTCAAGAAAAATTATTAGAACGTACCGATCAAGCTCCTGCGGTTGTCAAGGATGGTAATGGCAATTTTATTCCTCACCGTATACCTGTGGGGATGATTAGTAGTGATCGCACAAGTTTGCAAATGACCATTGACTCGCGGATTCAGCGCACGGCAAGGCAAGTCCTCAAGCAGCAAATGGTGAAGTTTAATGCAAAGCGTGGGGCAGTCATCGTCATGGATGTAAGGGATGGCGGTTTATTAACTCTAGTTACCGAGCCAACCTACGACCCTAATCGTTATTACGAAGCTAATGTCAAACTATTTAAAAATTGGGCAGTTTCTGACCTCTATGAACCAGGCTCTACCTTTAAGCCGATCAATGTAGCGATCGCCCTTGAGGCGGGAGCCATTCAACCTGATACTGTATTTAATGATGAAGGAGCCTTAACTATTGGGGGGTGGCCTGTCGCTAACTTTGACTATGATCAAGTCGGTGCGGTTGGACCTCTCAGTATTAGTCAAATCCTAGAGCGATCTAGCAATGTCGGCATGGTGCATATCATCCAACGCATGAAGCCATCAGTTTACTATGGTTGGCTAGAACGGATCGGATTAGGGGATATTTCGGGCGTGGATTTACCATCGGAAACACCAAGTACTCTCAAGCCACAAGAACAATTTAATGAGTATGTGATTGAGCCTGCAACGGCTGCTTTTGGTCAAGGCTTTTCGCTTACACCGATTCAAATGGTGCAGTTGCAAGGCATTCTAGCTAGTGGTGGTAAATTACTTACACCCCATGTGGTCAAGGGTTTAATCAATGAAGAGGGCGAAGAGTATTATCAGCCAAAATTTCCAACTCCTCGCCAAATTGTCTCACCAGCCACTGCCCAAAGAGTAATTGAGATGATGACTAACGTGGTGGAAAAAGGAACAGGGCTAACCGCTCGCATTCCTGGTTATCGGATTGCAGGTAAAACGGGTACTGCTCAAAAAGCCTCAACTACTGGTGGTGGATATTCCAATGCCAAGATCACCAGCTTTGTTGGTATTTTCCCTTCTAAATCTCCTCGCTATGTGGTGCTTGCGGTAGTTGATGAACCTGTTGGCTCGGATGCTTTTGGTTCTACCGTAGCTGCGCCAATTGTAAAGACAGTGATCGAAGATATTATTGTCACGGAAGGCATTCCTCCTAGCCATCCCGAAGAGGTAATTTCTAAGATCCCTACTTTGTCTGAGCCACAGCCTTCGATCATGCCTTCAGCAACAGTTTCCCCCGCTCCTCAAAATCCGACACCTGCAACCACCTCATCGCCCCAACCTTCTGTTAGTCCCAAGCCATCACGCGATCGCCAATAA
- the grxC gene encoding glutaredoxin 3 — protein sequence MAKVEIYTWRMCPFCIRAKHLLDKKGVKYIEYAIDGDEVARSQMAARGSDGKRSVPQIFINDQHIGGCDAIHELDRQGKLDPLLAA from the coding sequence ATGGCAAAAGTTGAGATCTATACATGGCGAATGTGTCCCTTTTGTATTAGAGCAAAACACTTGCTCGATAAGAAAGGCGTGAAGTATATCGAATATGCGATCGATGGTGATGAAGTAGCGCGATCACAAATGGCAGCGAGAGGCTCTGATGGGAAACGTTCCGTACCTCAAATTTTTATTAATGATCAGCATATTGGCGGCTGTGATGCCATCCATGAGCTAGATCGTCAAGGCAAACTTGATCCACTACTGGCTGCATAG
- a CDS encoding hybrid sensor histidine kinase/response regulator produces MNQTIPNVLVVDDEPNNFDVIETFLSEQDYQLFYASSGDSALSILETVNPDLILLDVMMPGIDGMEVCQRIKAMPKWESVPIIMVTALTGKEDLARCLNAGADDFIGKPVNSVELRARVNSMMRIKQQYDSINNLSKLQSQTIEVLQNNLRELSGNLASSFPHELNTPLNGIVGAISILLEEYETMHPEEIKEFLLLAQESSTRLEKLTRKFLTYVYLKLSPYKLPSSRASQIQQEKGSDATFICNIAREQAKRDNRTEDLRCDLDDAVVVVSNQDMRSVLCELLENSFKFSKVGTEVKLSGKVINNSLHLAIADHGWGMTEDQIAKIGAFMQFERKVHEQQGAGLGLKIVTKIIEKYGGNFLISSIYKQETTVNLELPLVAHDLDTPLTGK; encoded by the coding sequence ATGAATCAAACAATACCAAATGTCCTCGTTGTGGACGATGAGCCAAATAACTTTGATGTCATTGAAACATTTCTATCGGAACAAGATTACCAACTATTTTACGCCTCAAGTGGCGATTCTGCTCTCAGTATTTTAGAAACTGTCAACCCCGATCTGATTCTTTTAGATGTGATGATGCCTGGGATTGATGGAATGGAAGTATGTCAGCGTATTAAGGCTATGCCCAAATGGGAAAGTGTACCCATCATCATGGTGACAGCTTTGACTGGGAAAGAAGATCTCGCACGTTGCCTGAATGCAGGAGCTGATGATTTTATTGGTAAGCCAGTTAACAGTGTGGAGTTACGCGCTAGGGTGAACTCCATGATGCGAATCAAACAGCAGTACGACAGCATCAACAATCTCTCCAAATTACAATCACAAACGATTGAGGTATTGCAAAATAACTTAAGAGAACTAAGCGGTAATTTAGCATCTAGTTTTCCCCATGAACTAAATACACCTCTCAATGGAATTGTCGGAGCGATTAGCATATTACTCGAAGAGTATGAGACTATGCATCCAGAAGAGATCAAAGAGTTTTTACTATTAGCCCAAGAGTCATCTACAAGGCTAGAGAAATTGACACGCAAGTTTTTGACCTATGTATATCTGAAGCTATCACCCTACAAATTGCCAAGTTCTAGAGCTAGCCAAATTCAGCAAGAGAAAGGTTCGGATGCCACGTTTATCTGCAATATTGCGCGTGAGCAAGCGAAACGAGATAATCGGACTGAGGATTTACGGTGTGATCTAGATGATGCAGTTGTTGTAGTCAGTAACCAAGATATGCGAAGTGTCCTATGTGAGCTATTGGAAAATTCGTTCAAGTTTTCTAAAGTTGGGACTGAGGTGAAATTAAGCGGTAAGGTAATCAATAATTCCCTACATTTAGCGATCGCTGATCATGGTTGGGGCATGACAGAAGATCAAATTGCCAAAATAGGCGCATTTATGCAGTTTGAACGCAAAGTGCATGAGCAACAGGGGGCAGGACTAGGGCTAAAAATCGTAACCAAAATTATAGAAAAATATGGAGGGAATTTCTTAATTTCCAGTATTTATAAACAAGAGACTACGGTGAATTTAGAATTGCCCTTAGTAGCTCATGACTTAGACACTCCCTTGACAGGAAAATAG